A region of Silurus meridionalis isolate SWU-2019-XX chromosome 17, ASM1480568v1, whole genome shotgun sequence DNA encodes the following proteins:
- the grk5l gene encoding G protein-coupled receptor kinase 5 has product MELENIVANTVLLKAREGGGGKRKGRSKKWREILRFPHISQCMELSKTIERDYLSLCEKQPIGRLLFRLYCETRPELLRCIHLLDAMEDYEVTPDEKRKSRGDQIIKKFLTKQSPECVDVMEGLAEHCRENLELSPCKEIFSDCRKVLHEYLSGAPFSDYQNSMYFDRFIQWKMLERQPVTKDTFRQYRVLGKGGFGEVCACQVRATGKMYACKKLEKKRIKKRKGESMALNEKQILEKVNSRFVVSLAYAYETKDALCLVLTIMNGGDLKFHIYNMGTPGFEKERVQFYGAEICCGLDHLHRESIVYRDLKPENILLDDNGHIRISDLGLAIKVPDGEAIRGRVGTVGYMAPEVINNERYGMSPDWWGLGCLIYEMTAGRSPFRARKERVKREEVEKRVQEEEEEYSEKFTEDTKAICRMLLAKDPKQRLGCKTERAMEVKAHPFFKNINFKRLEAGILEPSFVPDPRAVYCKDVLDIEQFSTVKGVNLDQTDNDFYSKFATGSVSIPWQNEMIETECFSDLNVFGPQGTRSPDLDWTQPPEAPRRSLLDRIFRRNVRISSSSSHTEEPAREHNS; this is encoded by the exons GTGGAGGAGGAAAGCGGAAAGGGAGGAGTAAAAAATGGAGGGAGATCCTTCGCTTCCCCCACATCAGCCAGTGCATGGAGCTGAGCAAAACCATCG agagGGATTACTTGAGCCTGTGTGAGAAGCAGCCTATTGGAAGATTGCTGTTTCGCCTCTACTGTGAGACCAGACCAGAGCTGCTGAGATGCATACATCTGCTGGATGCCatg GAGGACTACGAGGTGACTCCAGACGAGAAGAGGAAGAGTCGAGGAGACCAGATCATCAAGAAGTTCCTCAccaagcag TCCCCAGAGTGTGTGGATGTGATGGAGGGTCTTGCTGAACACTGCAGAGAGAACCTTGAGCTGAGTCCCTGCAAAGAGATCTTCAGCGACTGCCGCaa GGTTCTGCATGAGTACCTGAGTGGAGCTCCGTTCTCTGATTACCAGAACAGCATGTACTTTGACCGCTTTATCCAGTGGAAAATGCTAGAAAG GCAGCCGGTTACTAAAGACACGTTTCGGCAGTACAGAGTGTTGGGGAAGGGAGGCTTTGGAGAG gtgtgtgcgTGTCAGGTGAGGGCCACGGGGAAGATGTACGCGTGTAAGAAGTTGGAGAAGAAGAGGATAAAGAAGAGGAAGGGCGAGTCAATGGCACTGAACGAGAAACAGATCCTGGAGAAAGTCAACAGCAGATTTGTG GTGAGTTTAGCGTACGCGTATGAAACCAAAGACGCTCTGTGTCTGGTGCTAACCATCATGAACGGAGGAGATCTGAAGTTCCACATCTACAACATGGGAACTCCGGGCTTCGAGAAGGAACGCGTGCAGTTCTACGGTGCGGAAATCTGCTGTGGTCTCGATCACCTGCACCGCGAGTCCATCGTCtacag gGATTTAAAACCAGAGAACATTCTATTAGACGATAACG gccACATCCGGATCTCAGACCTGGGGTTGGCCATCAAAGTGCCTGATGGTGAGGCGATAAGGGGTCGAGTCGGCACTGTGGGCTACATGG CTCCTGAGGTGATCAATAACGAGCGCTATGGTATGAGCCCTGATTGGTGGGGTCTGGGCTGTCTGATCTACGAGATGACGGCGGGCCGCTCGCCCTTCCGTGCTCGTAAAGAACGAGTAAAAAGGGAGGAGGTGGAGAAACGggtgcaggaggaggaggaggagtacaGCGAGAAGTTTACAGAAGACACAAAGGCCATCTGCAGGATg cttttAGCCAAAGACCCTAAGCAGAGGCTAGGctgtaagacagagagagcgaTGGAGGTCAAAGCTCATCCCTTCTTTAAGAACATCAACTTCAAGAGACTGGAGGCGGGAATTCTGGAACCTTCCTTTGTGCCTGAC ccgAGAGCGGTGTACTGTAAGGACGTGTTGGACATTGAGCAGTTTTCCACTGTTAAAGGAGTAAATCTGGACCAAACCGATAACGATTTCTACTCCAAGTTCGCCACTGGCAGCGTCTCTATACCATGGCagaatgag ATGATTGAGACAGAGTGTTTTAGTGACCTTAACGTGTTCGGGCCCCAGGGGACGCGGTCACCGGACCTGGACTGGACTCAACCTCCCGAGGCTCCACGCCGAAGCCTGCTGGACCGCATCTTCAGGAGGAACGTAAGgatctcctcatcctcctcgcACACAGAGGAGCCGGCCCGAGAACACAACAGCTAA